Proteins encoded in a region of the Streptomyces sp. NBC_00258 genome:
- a CDS encoding MFS transporter, whose amino-acid sequence MKRRYAMMSFLVGAAAARAGDEMSGPALLLAGYAVGGSATEASALLAGITVSAAVGGPLLGVLLDRSPRPGRLLARALALYGTGLVAILLSLGRLPFELTVLIAVFTGLLGPALSGGWTAQLPRVVPRERLPRANALDAMTFSLASLAGPALAGALAHLLGAPAAVVASAALIAFALPAAWTLPTGRDRGRDRDCDPVPVPVRDRNWDNAPPTASASMTADLAAGIRCITRTRPLARTTLASVVSCMGLGMLITCTPLLGERTFGSAADGTLLLSCTAVSALAANAVLARRPRAIAPDTIIWGSTLILAVALVLSATGHPVLVVAAALTAGVGEGPQLAALLAIRHRESPERLRSQVFTTGASLKITGFALGAAVAGPLATHSLPTALLTAAGVQLVAGLSFHALAAGRTMS is encoded by the coding sequence ATGAAGAGGCGTTACGCGATGATGTCCTTCCTCGTCGGGGCGGCAGCGGCGCGGGCGGGCGACGAGATGTCCGGTCCGGCGCTGTTGCTGGCGGGGTACGCGGTCGGAGGGTCGGCCACGGAGGCGTCGGCGTTGCTGGCGGGCATCACGGTCTCGGCGGCGGTCGGCGGCCCGCTGCTCGGAGTGCTCCTCGACAGGTCCCCGAGGCCGGGCCGCCTGCTGGCCCGGGCCCTCGCCCTCTACGGGACGGGCCTGGTGGCGATCCTCCTGAGCCTCGGCCGCCTTCCCTTCGAACTCACGGTCCTGATCGCCGTGTTCACGGGGCTCCTCGGGCCGGCCCTGTCCGGCGGCTGGACCGCCCAGCTCCCCAGGGTCGTGCCCCGTGAGCGGCTGCCACGTGCGAACGCGCTCGACGCGATGACGTTCAGCCTGGCGAGTCTGGCCGGCCCGGCACTCGCCGGAGCGCTCGCGCATCTCCTCGGAGCACCGGCCGCCGTGGTGGCGTCGGCCGCGCTGATCGCTTTCGCCCTGCCCGCGGCGTGGACCCTGCCCACGGGCCGCGACCGCGGCCGGGATCGAGACTGTGACCCGGTTCCGGTCCCGGTCCGGGACCGGAACTGGGACAACGCCCCGCCAACCGCGTCCGCGTCCATGACCGCCGACCTCGCCGCCGGCATCCGCTGCATCACCCGTACCCGACCGCTGGCCCGGACCACCCTCGCCTCGGTCGTCTCCTGCATGGGCCTGGGCATGCTGATCACCTGCACCCCGCTGCTCGGTGAGCGGACCTTCGGTTCGGCCGCCGACGGCACGCTGCTCCTGTCCTGCACGGCGGTCTCGGCCCTCGCCGCCAATGCCGTACTCGCACGTCGTCCCCGCGCCATCGCGCCGGACACGATCATCTGGGGCAGCACGCTGATCCTGGCGGTCGCGCTCGTGCTGTCCGCGACCGGCCACCCGGTCCTGGTCGTCGCGGCGGCCCTGACGGCGGGTGTGGGTGAAGGACCGCAACTCGCCGCGTTGTTGGCGATCCGGCACCGGGAGTCACCGGAACGTCTCCGCAGCCAGGTCTTCACGACAGGCGCCAGCCTCAAGATCACCGGCTTCGCGCTCGGCGCGGCCGTCGCCGGCCCGCTCGCGACGCACTCGCTGCCGACCGCGCTCCTCACGGCGGCGGGGGTGCAACTCGTCGCGGGCCTGAGCTTCCACGCCCTCGCCGCCGGCAGAACCATGTCGTAG
- a CDS encoding mucin-1, translating to MRYAPPGLCVNDFALLRDEDGTYAVLHLQGPWTAEFDHLRMETSYGRATSTDLVSWQPQGTAFGNGLPGRFDQQAVWTMHPFRHGGGMAMFYTGVSGLTADGWPLQSVGLAYSDRTDGTGWRRHGTAPVVEADPRWYRTGERMGWRDPFVVRDDEGEGWVMAVCASDASLPVEAGGCVALATSTDLEHWTVHPPLVSPGDVDELECPVLERLDDGSWLLLGSIGATRGFEAWTAPRLRGPWTRRGPLGPTGAYAPRVVAAPDGSRVVLHTTPRQVGLTDTGDRCRGMLAQPKSLVVRKDSAPRLEWWAGLNTWLGEETDRPVLHAVGDIGVSGRPVEVTLRTDAPGAGRPALTVGCDGKNLWVTGPDGTRLGETVLTEPAATLRILTVGEYVEVYADGVFALTALCYSGHPAPWSAVTEGRAHAVPVRPVRLPDPDRDDASAVWPGPAPR from the coding sequence ATGCGATACGCCCCGCCCGGCCTGTGCGTGAACGACTTCGCCCTCCTGCGCGACGAGGACGGCACGTACGCGGTGCTGCACCTGCAGGGGCCCTGGACAGCGGAGTTCGACCACCTGCGGATGGAGACCTCCTACGGCCGGGCGACCTCCACCGACCTGGTCAGCTGGCAGCCCCAGGGCACCGCCTTCGGCAACGGGCTGCCCGGACGCTTCGACCAGCAGGCCGTGTGGACCATGCACCCGTTCCGGCACGGCGGCGGAATGGCCATGTTCTACACGGGAGTGAGCGGGCTGACGGCGGACGGCTGGCCGCTGCAGTCCGTCGGCCTCGCGTACTCCGACCGCACCGACGGCACGGGCTGGCGGCGCCACGGCACCGCGCCGGTCGTCGAGGCGGACCCGCGCTGGTACCGCACCGGTGAACGCATGGGCTGGCGCGACCCGTTCGTCGTGCGCGACGACGAGGGCGAGGGCTGGGTGATGGCCGTCTGCGCGAGCGACGCCTCGCTGCCGGTGGAGGCCGGCGGCTGCGTGGCGCTGGCCACGTCCACCGACCTGGAGCACTGGACGGTCCACCCGCCGCTCGTCTCACCCGGGGACGTCGACGAGTTGGAGTGCCCGGTTCTGGAACGCCTCGACGACGGCAGCTGGCTGCTGCTCGGCTCCATCGGTGCCACCCGCGGCTTCGAGGCGTGGACCGCCCCCCGTCTGCGCGGCCCCTGGACCCGTCGCGGCCCCCTCGGTCCGACCGGCGCCTACGCCCCGCGTGTCGTCGCCGCCCCCGACGGCTCCCGCGTCGTCCTGCACACCACTCCCCGTCAGGTCGGCCTCACCGACACCGGCGACCGTTGCCGTGGCATGCTCGCCCAGCCCAAGTCCCTTGTCGTACGGAAGGATTCGGCGCCCCGACTGGAATGGTGGGCCGGCCTGAACACCTGGCTCGGCGAGGAGACGGACCGCCCCGTCCTGCACGCGGTCGGCGACATCGGCGTATCCGGCCGGCCCGTCGAGGTCACCCTGCGCACGGACGCCCCGGGTGCCGGGCGGCCCGCCCTCACCGTGGGCTGCGACGGCAAGAACCTCTGGGTCACCGGCCCCGACGGCACCCGCCTCGGCGAGACGGTCCTCACCGAACCCGCCGCCACCCTGCGCATCCTCACCGTCGGCGAGTACGTCGAGGTCTACGCCGACGGGGTCTTCGCCCTGACGGCCCTGTGCTACTCCGGGCACCCCGCCCCCTGGAGCGCCGTCACCGAAGGACGCGCCCACGCCGTCCCGGTCCGCCCGGTCCGGCTGCCGGACCCCGACCGTGACGACGCCTCGGCCGTCTGGCCCGGACCGGCACCGCGCTGA
- a CDS encoding LacI family DNA-binding transcriptional regulator — MTASINDVARAASVSASTVSRALRGRAGVSDEVRDRIAAVAAQLGYTASRSASSLASGRTFTIGVVVPYVGRWFFGTVLDAAEQVFSAAGYDVLLYNLGAPESRKRFFTKLPVRKRVDAVLSLLIPDEDESAALRSLGVPLASTVGGARPGFTVVGIDDRAGAESAVRHLVNLGHRRIGMISGSSGPLHWTTPIERRRAYLDVLAEAGIGHDPALEADGDYTVEGGERAMTELLAASRPPTAVFAQSDEMAMGALRALRRHRLKVPDDVSVVGFDDHELADVVGLTTVAQPVAGQGAEAARLLLRQLDEPAAEHPGHVEMPIRLVLRETTAPPRPRGPQ, encoded by the coding sequence GTGACGGCCAGCATCAACGACGTCGCCCGCGCCGCCAGCGTCTCCGCGTCCACCGTGTCCCGCGCCCTGCGCGGCCGGGCAGGCGTCTCCGACGAGGTGCGGGACCGGATCGCGGCCGTCGCCGCCCAGCTCGGCTACACCGCGTCCCGCTCCGCCTCCAGCCTGGCCAGCGGCCGCACCTTCACCATCGGGGTCGTCGTCCCTTACGTGGGGCGCTGGTTCTTCGGCACGGTGCTCGACGCGGCGGAGCAGGTGTTCAGCGCCGCCGGGTACGACGTCCTGCTCTACAACCTGGGCGCGCCCGAGTCACGCAAGCGTTTCTTCACCAAGCTGCCGGTCCGCAAGCGGGTGGACGCGGTGCTTTCGCTGCTCATCCCCGACGAGGACGAGTCCGCGGCGCTGCGTTCCCTGGGGGTGCCGCTGGCCAGCACGGTCGGTGGCGCCCGGCCCGGCTTCACCGTGGTCGGCATCGACGACCGGGCCGGTGCGGAGAGCGCCGTACGGCATCTGGTGAACCTCGGGCACCGCCGGATCGGCATGATCAGCGGATCCAGCGGGCCGTTGCACTGGACCACGCCCATCGAGCGCCGCCGGGCGTATCTCGACGTCCTGGCCGAGGCCGGGATCGGGCACGACCCGGCCCTGGAGGCGGACGGCGACTACACCGTCGAGGGCGGCGAGCGGGCGATGACCGAGCTGCTGGCCGCCTCCCGGCCGCCGACCGCCGTGTTCGCGCAGTCCGACGAGATGGCGATGGGCGCGCTGCGTGCCCTGCGGCGGCATCGGCTGAAGGTGCCGGACGACGTGTCGGTCGTCGGCTTCGACGATCATGAACTCGCCGACGTGGTGGGGCTGACGACCGTCGCCCAGCCGGTCGCGGGCCAGGGCGCCGAGGCCGCCCGGCTGCTGCTCCGGCAGCTGGACGAGCCGGCTGCCGAACACCCCGGCCATGTGGAGATGCCCATCCGCCTCGTCCTGCGCGAGACCACCGCCCCGCCGCGCCCGCGCGGACCGCAGTGA